In Scomber scombrus chromosome 17, fScoSco1.1, whole genome shotgun sequence, the following proteins share a genomic window:
- the LOC133997979 gene encoding photoreceptor outer segment membrane glycoprotein 2-like: MAVGKVTFTKREREKLAEVLCLLNWVSVVTGSILFCLGLFLRVELQKWQEVMSEQGVLYVPHTLIATGLAACCINFLGGKICLDCADSNKFLRWKLVMMPYVVCTFCFTSCVLAGALMCYSVHSQLEESLLLGLRSAMRYYKDTDTPGRCYLKRTLDLLQIQFQCCGNTGYRDWFQVQWISNRYLDMTSTTVVDRLRSNVRGQYLMDGVPFSCCSTLSPRPCIQQQVSNSSAHFNYDRRSQRLNLWGGGCRQALLDHYTGLMQSIGLTVLLIWLFELLVLTGVRYLQTAMENVLLLGDPDSESDGWILENSLAETARSNFNIIKSLGKCYHGDDDDDPNINVPAEHEVSVQQVHPGLIDC; this comes from the exons ATGGCGGTCGGTAAGGTGACCTTCACCAAGCGGGAGCGGGAGAAGCTGGCGGAGGTCCTGTGCCTGCTGAACTGGGTCTCCGTGGTAACGGGCTCCATCCTGTTCTGCCTGGGCCTGTTCCTCAGGGTGGAGCTTCAGAAAtggcaggaagtgatgtcagagCAGGGCGTGTTGTACGTGCCGCACACGCTGATCGCCACGGGCCTGGCGGCTTGCTGCATCAACTTCCTGGGCGGGAAGATCTGCCTGGACTGCGCCGACAGCAACAAGTTCCTGCGCTGGAAGCTGGTGATGATGCCGTATGTGGTCTGCACCTTCTGCTTCACTTCCTGCGTCCTGGCGGGGGCGCTCATGTGCTACAGCGTGCACAGCCAGCTGGAGGAGTCGCTGCTGCTGGGTCTGCGCAGTGCCATGCGCTACTACAAAGACACGGACACACCTGGACGCTGCTACCTGAAGAGGACTCTGGACCTGCTGCAGATCCAGTTCCAGTGCTGCGGGAACACCGGCTACAGGGACTGGTTCCAGGTCCAGTGGATCAGCAACCGCTACCTGGACATGACCAGCACCACCGTGGTGGA CAGGTTGAGGAGTAATGTGCGGGGTCAGTACCTGATGGACGGGGTCCCgttcagctgctgcagcaccCTGTCCCCGCGGCCCTGCATCCAGCAGCAGGTCTCTAACAGCTCGGCTCACTTTAACTACGACCGGCGGAGTCAGCGGCTGAAcctgtggggggggggctgccGCCAGGCCCTGCTGGACCACTACACCGGACTCATGCAGTCCATCGGGCTCACCGTGCTGCTCATCTGGCTGTTTGAG ctgctggTTCTGACGGGGGTCCGGTACCTGCAGACCGCCATGGAGAACGTGCTGCTGCTGGGGGATCCGGACTCGGAGTCCGACGGCTGGATTCTGGAGAACAGTCTGGCGGAGACGGCTCGCTCCAACTTCAACATCATCAAGAGTTTGGGGAAGTGTTACCATGGCGACGACGACGACGACCCCAACATCAACGTCCCCGCCGAGCATGAGGTGTCGGTCCAGCAGGTTCATCCGGGACTCATCGACTGCTGA